One genomic segment of Paenibacillus durus includes these proteins:
- a CDS encoding deoxyguanosinetriphosphate triphosphohydrolase family protein encodes MKLNELREHRQYPEITRLETSRAVYERDYSRLIHSPTFRRLQGKSQVFGAGTGDYYRTRLTHSLEVAQIAREAAKSLLRSYPEVGMEQAGNPGLVIDPEVVECAAIAHDFGHPPFGHKGEEVLDSILDRLIEEKTAQKAAVTGADPARKLEIYNEMRTKYEHFEGNAHNFRLIMFLEKRENIDGLNLSDAVLLGINKYPFPGTTLKKGMYLHEYEYISHIRSEWGIPQGKKTLEAQLMDLCDDIAYSAHDLEDGIKAGKIEVHEFFMHDPYILRLIVEKIMTLEDSFWHGWTEEAIRPKVEEVLNSFLRIWKEKMPTCENDYSRTRREVKAYWVSTFVASLGVIPDGDWKKVTFIKEGKEDEDLLRTVSVLKSFAWVTMIRDLRVQRLQKRSEWIVRRLWGAFLDPDTSKAIIPTDWLQRFEKDQRKQRPIWTWEHMVIDYIAGMTDAFAEKIYNELFGLKVGSIYDLD; translated from the coding sequence GACGTCAAGGGCCGTATATGAACGCGATTATTCCCGGCTGATCCATTCGCCGACCTTCCGCAGGCTGCAGGGGAAATCGCAGGTATTCGGAGCAGGTACAGGGGATTATTACCGGACGAGATTAACTCATTCGCTTGAGGTGGCTCAAATTGCCCGGGAGGCCGCTAAGAGCCTGCTGCGTTCTTATCCGGAAGTGGGCATGGAGCAGGCCGGCAATCCGGGACTGGTCATTGATCCAGAGGTGGTCGAATGTGCGGCGATTGCCCATGATTTCGGTCATCCTCCGTTCGGACATAAAGGGGAAGAAGTACTCGACAGTATTCTGGACCGCTTAATTGAGGAAAAAACCGCGCAGAAGGCGGCGGTAACAGGGGCGGACCCGGCACGTAAACTCGAAATTTACAATGAGATGAGAACCAAGTATGAGCATTTTGAAGGCAACGCGCATAATTTCCGGCTCATCATGTTCCTGGAGAAGCGCGAGAACATCGACGGACTCAATCTGTCCGATGCCGTTCTGCTTGGAATCAATAAGTATCCTTTTCCCGGAACGACGCTTAAAAAGGGTATGTATCTGCATGAATACGAATATATCTCGCATATCCGCTCGGAGTGGGGCATCCCGCAAGGGAAGAAGACGCTCGAAGCCCAGTTGATGGATTTATGCGATGATATCGCTTATTCCGCTCATGACCTTGAGGACGGCATCAAGGCCGGGAAGATTGAAGTCCATGAATTCTTCATGCACGACCCTTATATTTTAAGGCTCATTGTCGAGAAAATCATGACGCTGGAGGATTCTTTCTGGCATGGATGGACCGAGGAAGCGATCCGGCCAAAGGTAGAAGAAGTGCTGAACTCATTCCTGCGGATCTGGAAGGAGAAAATGCCGACCTGCGAGAACGATTATTCCCGGACCCGCCGCGAGGTCAAAGCCTACTGGGTCAGCACCTTTGTCGCCAGCCTCGGCGTCATACCGGATGGTGATTGGAAGAAGGTTACCTTTATCAAGGAAGGAAAAGAAGACGAGGACCTGCTGCGTACGGTAAGCGTACTGAAAAGCTTTGCCTGGGTGACGATGATTCGCGATCTGCGCGTTCAGCGGCTGCAAAAGCGCAGCGAGTGGATTGTACGGAGGCTATGGGGGGCGTTCCTCGACCCCGATACGTCGAAAGCGATCATCCCTACCGATTGGTTGCAGCGTTTTGAGAAGGACCAGCGTAAGCAAAGGCCGATTTGGACCTGGGAGCATATGGTGATCGACTATATCGCCGGAATGACCGATGCTTTTGCCGAGAAAATTTACAATGAGCTGTTCGGGCTTAAAGTCGGCTCAATCTATGATCTGGATTAA
- a CDS encoding TRM11 family SAM-dependent methyltransferase, with protein sequence MDYNLDYKLTPYLYMYRSHENESGLCSLELDVLLQGDILAPGLIIAREKIDPSRSPFLSGRIDILCASDSEEEIAQFAGGIRLGEGETFKLFCPKEGGGTYEERRELERRVGRQVSGTADMRSPDRVFGLVMHEGVLLLGEYRESDRSWQRRKVKPHNYSTGLGVVLSRSAVNIAASRPEGLRILDPCCGMGSVLIEGLSMGMDMAGCDLNPLAVRGARGNLRHFGYPENIVTLGDMRNLSGHFDAAVLDMPYNLCSVLSPTDTKEMLETLRRLTGRAVIISTQPVEESIAAAGFSIKGGCTVSKGSFKRSLWLCV encoded by the coding sequence TTGGATTACAACTTGGATTACAAACTAACGCCTTATTTGTATATGTACCGCAGCCATGAGAATGAAAGCGGACTGTGTTCTCTGGAGCTGGATGTATTATTGCAGGGGGATATTCTAGCTCCTGGACTGATTATTGCCCGGGAAAAGATTGATCCAAGCCGAAGCCCGTTCTTATCGGGGAGAATCGACATATTATGCGCTTCGGATTCGGAGGAGGAAATTGCGCAGTTCGCAGGCGGGATCAGGCTTGGGGAAGGAGAGACCTTCAAGCTGTTCTGCCCCAAGGAAGGAGGCGGAACCTATGAAGAGCGCAGAGAGCTGGAGAGGAGGGTCGGCAGGCAGGTATCCGGAACGGCCGACATGCGGTCGCCGGACCGCGTGTTCGGTCTGGTCATGCATGAGGGCGTGCTTCTGCTGGGCGAGTACCGCGAGAGCGACAGGAGCTGGCAGCGGCGCAAGGTTAAGCCGCATAACTATTCGACGGGACTCGGCGTGGTGCTGTCCCGGTCAGCCGTCAACATTGCGGCTTCGCGTCCGGAAGGCCTGCGGATACTTGACCCCTGCTGCGGAATGGGGAGCGTGCTGATCGAAGGGCTGTCCATGGGCATGGACATGGCCGGATGCGATCTGAATCCGCTCGCTGTACGGGGGGCGAGAGGGAATCTGCGCCATTTCGGCTACCCGGAGAATATCGTAACTCTCGGCGATATGAGAAATCTGTCCGGGCATTTTGACGCGGCCGTCCTGGATATGCCATATAATCTGTGCTCGGTTCTCTCGCCGACCGATACAAAGGAGATGCTGGAGACGCTCCGCCGCTTAACCGGCCGCGCGGTTATTATTTCCACACAGCCGGTAGAGGAGAGTATCGCTGCGGCCGGTTTTTCAATCAAAGGCGGCTGCACTGTGTCCAAAGGGTCCTTTAAGCGGTCGCTTTGGCTGTGCGTTTAG
- a CDS encoding NAD(P)-dependent oxidoreductase, with translation MAKSIVCLQPLTDKTRHLSDSSVFSAFKAGAYYINIGQ, from the coding sequence GTGGCAAAATCCATTGTTTGTCTGCAGCCGCTCACCGATAAGACGCGCCATTTGTCTGACTCCTCCGTGTTCTCTGCATTTAAGGCGGGCGCCTACTATATTAATATTGGCCAATGA
- the thpR gene encoding RNA 2',3'-cyclic phosphodiesterase, translating into MNDKPAAGTGEAVSERLFTAVRLSPELRGAVGGMCRSLSRELSFAKWTHEEDYHITLQFLGDTDPRSIPDLVSVLKGAAADCRPFTLSLQETGIFGPPAAPRVLWAGVGGETDRLQELHSRIVAATLPLGFRAEERAYKPHVTLARKYRGERAFDPGYLHAFKQEADALDMSWRVEEWVLFVTRMHKKPMYEIVETLTISKK; encoded by the coding sequence ATGAATGATAAACCGGCAGCCGGTACGGGCGAAGCGGTTTCTGAAAGATTGTTCACTGCGGTGAGATTGTCGCCCGAGCTTCGCGGGGCCGTAGGCGGCATGTGCCGCAGCCTTTCACGGGAGCTGTCCTTTGCCAAATGGACTCATGAAGAGGATTATCATATAACGCTTCAGTTTCTGGGCGATACCGACCCCCGGTCCATTCCGGATCTTGTGTCGGTGCTGAAGGGGGCGGCAGCGGACTGTAGGCCGTTCACCTTGTCTTTGCAGGAAACAGGCATCTTCGGGCCTCCGGCCGCTCCGCGTGTCCTGTGGGCGGGAGTGGGCGGTGAGACGGACAGGCTGCAGGAATTGCATAGCCGGATCGTGGCGGCTACGCTGCCGCTTGGGTTTCGCGCCGAGGAGCGCGCTTATAAGCCCCATGTGACGCTGGCTCGTAAATATAGGGGAGAGCGTGCTTTTGACCCAGGATATCTTCATGCGTTTAAGCAGGAAGCGGATGCACTTGACATGTCCTGGAGAGTCGAGGAATGGGTTCTTTTTGTTACGCGAATGCACAAAAAACCGATGTATGAAATTGTCGAAACATTAACAATTTCTAAAAAGTAG
- a CDS encoding cell wall hydrolase, translating into MSIFKQNRWMLPLLGVILVCFSAIILLLPELGLSGERDKVYVGRLQSPLLLSAPQAGDTTVNVGERTKPAAEPALKARAAIVRQSHPELSVVPQALVTAWKPAPASEWLSVKQLVLKDNSNSASVIAKNKASAAAPIRHPQNAREARRKAAAGTAPRQSKDKKTAVTRKHLPVILYFSRNKLLSREERDQSTRSYAVSEEEVLLLQKIVMAEAEGEPYKGKVAVANVVLNRLRSAQFPNTIKAVIYQKHQFSPVANGRLKRVKPNQDSIRAVAAALSGVKEVTDDTYYFLSLKLAQDLTVHHSQTFSEKIGNHSFYR; encoded by the coding sequence ATGTCTATATTCAAACAAAACCGCTGGATGCTGCCGCTACTCGGCGTAATTCTGGTGTGTTTCTCTGCGATAATTTTGCTGCTGCCAGAGCTCGGATTGAGCGGAGAGCGGGACAAGGTCTATGTGGGCCGTTTGCAGTCGCCGCTGCTTTTATCTGCGCCGCAGGCTGGCGATACCACAGTGAACGTGGGGGAGAGGACCAAGCCGGCGGCGGAACCGGCCCTCAAGGCCAGAGCCGCCATAGTCCGGCAGAGCCATCCCGAACTGTCTGTCGTTCCCCAGGCGCTTGTGACCGCCTGGAAGCCTGCGCCCGCCTCCGAATGGCTGAGCGTGAAACAATTGGTTCTGAAGGATAATAGCAACTCGGCGTCTGTAATTGCTAAGAACAAGGCCTCCGCAGCCGCACCAATCAGGCATCCGCAGAATGCGCGTGAAGCGAGACGGAAGGCGGCGGCAGGGACAGCGCCGCGCCAATCCAAGGACAAGAAGACTGCCGTAACCCGGAAACATCTCCCCGTAATACTTTACTTCTCACGGAATAAGCTATTAAGCCGGGAAGAGCGCGACCAATCCACCCGGAGCTACGCTGTATCCGAAGAAGAGGTGCTTCTGCTCCAGAAAATCGTAATGGCAGAGGCAGAAGGCGAACCGTACAAAGGCAAGGTGGCAGTTGCCAACGTTGTTCTAAACCGGCTGCGGTCAGCCCAATTTCCCAATACTATTAAAGCGGTCATATACCAGAAACATCAGTTTAGTCCGGTGGCCAACGGGCGGCTGAAGCGGGTAAAGCCAAACCAGGACTCGATCAGGGCTGTTGCCGCCGCGCTCTCCGGGGTTAAGGAAGTTACTGACGATACCTATTATTTCCTTTCGCTTAAGCTTGCCCAGGATCTTACCGTGCACCATTCCCAGACTTTTTCCGAAAAAATTGGAAATCATAGCTTTTATCGATAG
- a CDS encoding metal-dependent hydrolase has protein sequence MKITYYGHSALLIESPEAKIIIDPFLSGNPGSGIAPEKIRVDAVLLTHGHSDHLGDAVEIAKNNDCPIFAVYELAEYCRIKGAKVKHMNIGGKLAYSGFTVKYTPAVHSSSIQEGDYWIYLGEPGGILLTLEGKTLFHAGDTALFGDMRLIGERNAIDVAALPIGDVLTMGPDDALLAASWLRAAKVIPVHYNTFPVIEQDGAEFCNRLKEEGITGFPLKAGESVEI, from the coding sequence ATGAAAATTACTTACTACGGTCATTCTGCGCTGCTGATTGAATCGCCTGAGGCAAAAATCATCATTGATCCGTTCTTATCCGGAAATCCGGGTTCGGGAATCGCTCCGGAGAAGATCCGGGTTGATGCGGTGCTGCTGACCCATGGGCACTCTGATCATCTCGGAGATGCGGTTGAGATTGCCAAGAACAACGACTGCCCGATATTCGCGGTCTATGAGCTTGCCGAGTACTGCCGGATAAAAGGCGCGAAGGTCAAGCACATGAACATAGGCGGCAAACTTGCCTATTCCGGGTTTACCGTTAAGTATACGCCTGCCGTTCACTCTTCCTCCATACAGGAGGGCGACTACTGGATTTATCTAGGCGAGCCTGGAGGGATTCTGCTGACCCTTGAAGGCAAAACGCTGTTTCATGCCGGCGATACGGCGCTGTTCGGGGATATGAGGCTGATTGGGGAACGCAATGCTATCGATGTCGCCGCGCTTCCAATAGGGGATGTGCTGACGATGGGTCCGGACGATGCGCTGCTGGCGGCGAGCTGGCTGCGGGCGGCCAAGGTGATACCGGTGCATTATAATACTTTCCCGGTGATCGAACAGGACGGAGCGGAGTTCTGCAACCGGCTGAAGGAGGAGGGCATCACCGGATTCCCGCTCAAAGCCGGAGAGAGCGTGGAGATTTAG
- a CDS encoding UDP-N-acetylglucosamine--LPS N-acetylglucosamine transferase: protein MRKKRVLLFSEGFGTGHTGAAYALAEGIKRLNPAVQCRVIELGKFLNPTVAPWILSAYRKTVSSQPKLFGMLYKTQYHRSLNRFTKLALHRVFYAHARQVIEQLKPDLIICTHPLPAAVVSRLKHLGLKVPLYTLITDYDAHGSWVNAEVNRYLVSTSRVKAILTGRGIPSDQVKVTGIPVHPKFWERSSREALRQELGLADKPTVLIMGGGWGLMFGEEIMNALTAKIDHIQLIFCMGSNDKLVDKMRSDSRFRHPNITILGYSSDVNKLMDAADLLITKPGGMTCTEALAKGIPMLFYQAIPGQEEKNSQYFVELGLAEVLDSETVIDKWFRLLQREYAELEKQRRLRLTPDHYQPHHCAVTVLEMLGKQAKLAGENGSTAQTLSDKAVYSTP, encoded by the coding sequence TTCGGAAGGCTTCGGCACAGGACATACAGGGGCCGCCTATGCTTTGGCTGAGGGCATTAAACGCCTCAATCCTGCGGTCCAGTGCCGGGTCATCGAGCTGGGCAAATTCCTGAACCCGACGGTGGCTCCATGGATTCTTTCCGCCTACCGCAAGACCGTCAGCAGCCAGCCCAAGCTATTTGGAATGCTGTACAAGACGCAATATCACAGATCGCTGAACCGGTTCACTAAACTGGCGCTGCACCGTGTTTTTTATGCACATGCCCGGCAAGTCATCGAGCAGCTTAAACCAGATCTTATTATATGTACACACCCTCTTCCTGCCGCCGTCGTTTCCAGGCTGAAGCATCTGGGGCTGAAAGTGCCGCTGTACACGCTGATTACCGACTACGACGCGCACGGCAGTTGGGTTAACGCTGAGGTGAACCGCTACCTCGTCTCCACCTCTCGGGTAAAGGCGATCTTGACGGGACGCGGCATTCCTTCCGATCAGGTAAAGGTAACGGGAATTCCTGTTCACCCCAAATTCTGGGAACGATCAAGCAGGGAGGCGCTCCGGCAGGAGCTGGGACTTGCTGATAAGCCCACCGTGCTGATTATGGGCGGCGGCTGGGGCCTGATGTTCGGCGAAGAAATCATGAACGCGCTGACGGCGAAGATTGATCATATCCAGCTCATTTTCTGTATGGGCAGCAATGATAAACTGGTGGACAAAATGCGCAGCGATTCAAGGTTCCGGCATCCGAATATTACGATTCTCGGATACAGCAGCGACGTCAACAAGCTGATGGACGCCGCCGATCTGCTGATTACGAAGCCGGGCGGCATGACCTGCACCGAGGCGCTGGCCAAAGGCATCCCTATGCTCTTCTATCAAGCCATTCCCGGGCAAGAAGAGAAGAACTCTCAATATTTCGTCGAGCTCGGATTGGCCGAGGTACTGGACTCCGAGACGGTTATAGACAAATGGTTCCGGCTTCTCCAGCGCGAATATGCAGAGCTTGAGAAGCAGCGCCGCCTCCGGCTCACCCCTGACCACTACCAGCCGCATCACTGCGCCGTAACGGTGCTGGAGATGCTGGGCAAGCAGGCGAAACTGGCTGGGGAGAACGGCTCAACGGCACAGACGCTTAGCGATAAAGCGGTGTACTCGACGCCTTAA